One window from the genome of Podospora pseudocomata strain CBS 415.72m chromosome 6, whole genome shotgun sequence encodes:
- a CDS encoding hypothetical protein (EggNog:ENOG503P4AR), translating to MSSFPHMPLKGTMLRAPVFCQEKESTRGHSKGPFVLVTTLVAFVSLHLETRHSVSGHPTLFHWTSEDNRRSYSLFAVLNIDMPAHRYTIDELMAIRGIPVPVPARMSALANNPELADVVRESGSESSSGYKPTTGKNRDDSSTASDELLFKGNISRRALRDATRGSARGSGHESNFFPMREPLRQTVPQPALPVQSARENARTATPLGAPMAPPMVAPMTAPNSASTVARETAHDQQRPTEWRIHGRSDSDANIPEPIPAPAGDIAQRSEGFKRFYKAVVSPTHVRVTAGGRIVPNTRGPPSPTNKRATDHAATIENMGLSDKNAQGKLPTNQLPMGQPIPIVPQFLPGYPPGFQPMQPPMSFVPMAFSSHMPQGFQFAQPPVTPAAMAPAASGSASTSKDNADLKAFDSQSASHLPGDKQDKPKISPPEWFDYTKPYFYNGQIIYPVGNISTSLANPMGGPMMPMQMVSVPQGASSQLQAPMMHPALPHGGSQMMAGSSFSPPSHGPHQIHGGAHPIIPANLNFAAPNMAPPPSSIRRSEITRKQIAGFKHALKYHEDQLQYNRHQIDEREMEMKAQQYRDHIAHFEAVLKQQLEAEAETLDHKKPEVGRNDLAQQKAEGSVSGDTGVQQSQHESEDAVRRRAASGRQGININIGDGGNAVFQRPIAANRSYGEPSRQTGIPSEAVLAPAFEPGGRTLHEIANESNERLKSEGVWKYGPGIQNIPSRGVSRPFNPSLSHQSDRAEGSSSSASVSGQGGSAEAFGTSRSAKGKGVDRGGGSSGYSRSSFGVPYLLGTLPKGFDPRKATDHDYIYTRPLNEDEVRARYLYWGKAPKSAMRGLPKYDGKHFYPPSPVQEPSSPVTAHRNPTARSDAEHAYRQTKSDQDPFRPMTPVHDSISKPVGASEDGYAMGRLTRNVSFETQVDSSGLEDVPVGDSIDVPETGTILRNRENSADAGSIGSTDRRSERSGARLWQTVLKKGPTISAVSSTTAQAVLPLHYSGHAAASLSPSITKDRSGFRDVSPDNSGIVSPGLQRWAENLPPSASSLEDQFKRLMTLNESPEDGRIDFRS from the exons ATGTCGTCCTTTCCCCATATGCCCCTGAAGGGGACCATGCTCCGTGCTCCGGTCTTTTGtcaggagaaggaaagcaCGAGAGGGCACTCCAAAGG CCCTTTTGTTTTGGTCACGACTCTGGTCGCCTTTGTCAGTTTGCATCTCGAGACACGACATTCAGTCAGCGGACACCCAACTCTGTTCCATTGGACATCAGAAGACAACCGTCGCTCGTACTCGCTTTTCGCAGTCCTCAACATCGACATGCCGGCTCACAGGTACACGATCGACGAGCTTATGGCCATCCGGGGCATCCCGGTGCCGGTGCCTGCTCGCATGTCGGCTCTGGCAAACAATCCCGAGCTTG CCGACGTGGTCCGCGAGTCTGGAAGCGAGTCATCGTCAGGCTACAAGCCTACGACTGGCAAGAATCGAGACGACTCATCCACCGCCTCTGATGAGCTCCTTTTCAAAGGCAACATCAGTCGCCGAGCATTGCGCGATGCTACTCGTGGCTCAGCTCGAGGATCGGGCCATGAGTCCAACTTTTTCCCCATGAGAGAGCCTCTCCGCCAGACAGTGCCCCAGCCTGCACTTCCTGTACAGTCTGCTCGTGAGAACGCCCGAACTGCCACTCCCTTGGGAGCTCCCATGGCCCCGCCCATGGTTGCTCCCATGACTGCCCCCAATTCTGCCTCCACAGTTGCTCGGGAAACAGCCCACGACCAGCAGCGCCCAACTGAGTGGAGAATCCACGGTCGAAGTGACTCGGATGCCAACATCCCCGAGCCTATTCCGGCACCTGCTGGTGACATTGCCCAGAGGAGCGAGGGTTTCAAGCGCTTCTACAAGGCTGTCGTGTCTCCCACCCACGTCCGTGTTACAGCCGGTGGCCGTATCGTCCCCAATACTCGAGGGCCGCCCTCTCCGACAAACAAGCGAGCGACTGATCACGCCGCCACCATCGAAAACATGGGCTTGAGCGACAAGAACGCCCAAGGGAAATTGCCGACTAACCAGCTTCCCATGGGGCAGCCGATTCCTATCGTGCCGCAGTTTCTTCCTGGCTATCCTCCTGGCTTTCAGCCGATGCAACCTCCCATGTCCTTTGTCCCGATGGCATTCAGTTCGCACATGCCCCAAGGCTTTCAATTTGCTCAACCCCCGGTCACGCCGGCTGCTATGGCTCCTGCAGCCTCAGGAAGCGCCTCGACTTCCAAGGACAATGCCGACCTCAAGGCTTTCGATTCCCAGAGCGCCAGTCACCTACCGGGCGACAAGCAGGACAAGCCAAAGATATCGCCTCCAGAGTGGTTTGACTACACGAAGCCCTACTTCTACAACGGTCAGATCATCTACCCCGTTGGGAACATTTCTACATCGCTTGCCAACCCCATGGGTGGTCCCATGATGCCTATGCAGATGGTCAGCGTTCCTCAAGGCGCTTCGTCTCAGCTGCAGGCCCCCATGATGCATCCTGCCTTGCCCCATGGGGGAAGCCAGATGATGGCCGGATCTTCGTTTTCACCGCCCAGCCACGGCCCGCATCAGATCCACGGAGGCGCTCATCCCATCATACCAGCCAACTTGAACTTTGCGGCGCCAAATAtggctcctcccccatcgtcGATTAGGCGCAGCGAGATTACGAGAAAGCAGATCGCCGGTTTCAAGCACGCCCTCAAGTACCACGAGGATCAATTGCAGTATAATCGTCATCAGATCgatgagagggagatggagatgaaggcCCAGCAGTACCGAGACCACATTGCTCACTTTGAGGCGGTTCTCAAGCAGCAGcttgaggctgaggctgagACCCTGGACCACAAGAAGCCAGAAGTTGGCCGAAACGATCTTGCTCAGCAGAAAGCCGAGGGAAGCGTCTCTGGCGACACGGGAGTCCAGCAAAGCCAGCATGAGTCGGAAGATGCTGTTCGACGAAGGGCCGCAAGCGGCCGCCAGGGTATCAATATAAATATCGGCGATGGTGGCAATGCAGTCTTTCAGCGCCCCATTGCTGCGAACCGGTCCTATGGCGAACCTTCCAGACAGACAGGAATCCCCAGTGAAGCCGTCCTGGCTCCCGCTTTTGAACCCGGCGGCAGAACATTGCACGAGATCGCGAACGAGTCCAATGAACGACTCAAGTCGGAAGGAGTTTGGAAATATGGCCCTGGTATTCAGAACATACCAAGCCGGGGTGTCAGCCGGCCTTTTAATCCGTCGCTGTCGCATCAGTCTGACCGCGCCGAGGGAAGTTCGAGTTCTGCCAGCGTTTCGGGACAGGGCGGCTCGGCAGAGGCTTTTGGTACCTCCAGATctgccaagggcaagggtgTTGACAGAGGCGGTGGGAGCAGTGGCTATTCCAGGTCGAGCTTTGGAGTGCCATATCTACTTGGGACTCTTCCCAAGGGTTTCGATCCCCGCAAGGCTACTGATCACGACTACATTTACACTCGCCCTCTgaacgaggatgaggttCGCGCCCGCTACCTGTATTGGGGAAAAGCACCCAAGTCTGCCATGAGAGGGCTTCCCAAGTATGACGGAAAGCACTTctaccccccttctcccgtcCAGGAACCCAGCAGCCCGGTCACGGCCCATCGCAACCCCACCGCCCGTTCCGATGCCGAGCACGCCTATCGGCAGACCAAGTCTGACCAAGATCCCTTTCGCCCCATGACTCCGGTTCATGATTCGATTTCCAAGCCAGTAGGGGCAAGCGAGGATGGATATGCCATGGGCAGGCTCACGCGCAACGTCTCTTTTGAGACTCAGGTCGACAGCAGTGGTCTTGAAGACGTGCCAGTGGGTGATTCTATTGATGTTCCAGAGACGGGGACAATCTTGCGGAACCGTGAGAATAGCGCGGATGCAGGCTCTATTGGGTCGACTGACCGGCGCTCGGAGAGATCTGG CGCGAGACTCTGGCAGACCGTTTTGAAGAAGGGTCCGACGATCAGCGCGGTTTCATCGACTACGGCACAGGCTGTTCTGCCTCTTCACTATTCGGGTCACGCAGCGGCTTCCCTAAGCCCTTCAATTACTAAGGACCGGTCCGGCTTTCGCGATGTTTCTCCAGACAACAGCGGTATCGTCTCTCCTGGTCTTCAGAGGTGGGCTGAGAACCTTCCCCCTAGCGCGAGCTCTCTGGAGGATCAGTTCAAAAGGTTGATGACCTTGAATGAGTCTCCGGAAGACGGTCGGATTGATTTTCGTTCGTAA
- a CDS encoding hypothetical protein (EggNog:ENOG503NUKX; COG:S), producing MDSITRMAADTDLPSYQEATRRLDWVELIAPYVPIREYARLCLVNRRFYRHLAPRLWNDPLATASTSAGRPVNRDIDIEWFYRFMEHMRCVRQATRLLVTCLDLRRVEAGTSELSLYSLSRSLSAYLRAVPVTFPQLRCILLNRHWDVEADDLAVATTPDTDHDASNAEGPLMLSIPQCQVKISTAFFSSPYLHHLVYLNVSNMAGSLRKPLEQQRFGPERHPHLRVLKVGAREMGDSTAALLVRTFKQQLWSLDLSQNQLTDAVLNDLHIFAFPAENLRTDSHYDVEGRLEIIPGKGTPLFGQFCLIRESHWSATFSHADRYLVDAPNYTRLVEYIPQEGVRTRLNGRTKVQDDSEDEIRRSFSGTPGASSPRRESLHDLGVCQSHNGITHLYLGGNSITANGLVRLIMASPGQLQHLDCDSMVYEIHEAARPDWLPSSIRVSGLLGAAHAFRPVLSSNLQVLRIHHSLVTQLLSLKGRDGGGLSTMENLWLAETFLLPRAEMAYPQAFRPDMNPRLRLLTLTHIPRWSTGPLIDRLIELLKLASMQERAIQDMNRTLGKSRRGPATVVGLRHIRLEFDHDVKEELLEDGEEDGEEKNQKKYVAEETTAAKEFSFFDDSRFSDFSFDSSSPAEVSSSNIDTTNTDTTPLTSVVAGPAADDHRAVPDQTVSNQSQTQRHSPSTHSHLPRTGDRSEPIVNGGNEGQSGRLTTGPQQRSSSSSSSRGNWNGTEYTVPIWTGPPPPFYDSTEDTPQHEHQEVSPAGEVYMRNILDRRLCADAVPASPCHVLAGVPEGEFIWGAAWQAIVTRGDTTAAGKRRPKKRELMKGMRDVIGEIKAYRRKTRERYEAELKRARLNGDGVRLGEPHFYYGGRLEVVRAGREGGMLGWR from the exons ATGGACAGCATCACCCGCATGGCAGCAGACACAGACCTGCCATCCTACCAGGAGGCTACGCGGCGTCTGGACTGGGTCGAGCTTATCGCACCCTACGTGCCTATCCGAGAATATGCGCGTCTCTGCCTCGTCAACAGGCGTTTCTATCGCCATCTAGCGCCGCGTCTCTGGAATGACCCTTTGGCAacagcctccacctccgccggCAGGCCTGTCAACCGAGACATTG ATATCGAGTGGTTCTACCGCTTCATGGAGCATATGCGATGTGTCCGCCAGGCCACCCGTCTCCTCGTTACTTGTCTAGACCTCCGCCGGGTAGAGGCCGGAACCTCTGAGCTTTCGCTGTATTCGCTGAGCAGATCGCTCTCGGCCTATCTACGGGCTGTGCCGGTCACATTCCCTCAACTTCGTTGCATTCTGCTGAATAGGCACTGGGACGTGGAGGCAGATGACCTGGCGGTGGCGACTACTCCCGATACGGACCATGATGCCAGCAATGCAGAGGGGCCATTGATGCTCAGCATACCGCAATGTCAAGTCAAGATATCGACCGCCTTCTTTTCGTCGCCTTATCTGCACCATCTTGTGTACCTGAATGTGTCCAACATGGCCGGCTCTCTCAGGAAGCCGCTGGAGCAACAGAGATTCGGCCCGGAGAGGCATCCTCACCTTCGTGTCCTCAAGGTAGGTGCAAGGGAGATGGGCGACTCAACGGCCGCCCTGCTGGTGAGAACATTCAAACAGCAGCTTTGGAGCTTGGACCTCAGCCAAAATCAACTAACAGATGCTGTGCTCAATGACTTGCATATTTTCGCCTTTCCTGCCGAAAACTTGCGAACCGACAGTCATTATGATGTTGAAGGTAGACTGGAGATCATCCCCGGCAAGGGCACGCCTCTCTTTGGTCAGTTTTGCCTGATTAGAGAGTCTCACTGGAGTGCCACCTTTAGCCATGCCGACCGCTATCTGGTTGATGCCCCTAACTACACTCGCCTTGTTGAATATATTCCTCAGGAGGGTGTCCGTACACGTCTGAACGGCCGAACCAAAGTACAGGATGATTCGGAGGACGAGATTAGAAGATCATTTTCAGGCACTCCTGGAGCTTCTTCACCAAGACGGGAAAGCCTCCACGACCTGGGTGTCTGTCAAAGTCATAATGGCATTACTCACTTGTATCTCGGCGGTAACAGCATAACCGCCAACGGCTTGGTTAGGCTGATCATGGCATCCCCCGGGCAACTACAGCATCTCGATTGCGATAGCATGGTCTACGAAATTCACGAGGCTGCGAGGCCGGACTGGCTGCCGTCCAGCATCCGTGTCTCAGGTCTGCTCGGAGCAGCGCACGCCTTCCGCCCCGTGCTTTCGTCAAACCTACAGGTCTTGCGCATCCACCACTCCCTCGTTACACAGCTCTTGTCTCTGAAAGGCCGTGATGGAGGTGGGCTGTCAACCATGGAAAACCTGTGGCTAGCCGAAACGTTCCTGCTTCCACGGGCCGAGATGGCGTACCCGCAAGCGTTCCGGCCAGATATGAATCCCCGGCTACGGCTCCTGACCTTGACACATATCCCGAGGTGGTCGACCGGCCCTCTGATTGACAGGCTGATAGAGCTCCTGAAGCTCGCCTCGATGCAGGAGCGGGCAATTCAAGATATGAACAGGACTCTGGGCAAGAGCCGCCGCGGCCCTGCCACTGTGGTCGGTCTGAGGCATATCCGACTGGAGTTTGATCATGATGTTAAGGAGGAATTGCTTGAggacggtgaagaagatggagaagagaagaatcAAAAGAAATACGTCGCTGAAGAAACAACGGCGGCCAAGGAATTTAGTTTCTTTGACGACTCTCGATTTTCTGACTTTTCATTcgattcttcttctcctgctgaGGTTTCTTCGTCAAACATAGACACAACAAACACAGACACCACGCCTCTCActtcggtggtggcgggTCCAGCAGCCGACGATCACAGGGCTGTTCCGGATCAAACCGTGTCAAATCAGAGTCAGACCCAGAGACATTCTCCCTCCACGCACTCACACCTTCCCCGCACCGGCGACAGGTCTGAGCCCATTGTGAATGGGGGCAACGAGGGACAGTCGGGCCGACTGACGACTGGACCACAAcaacgcagcagcagcagcagcagcagcagaggcaaCTGGAATGGAACGGAATATACCGTCCCCATCTGGACAggtccaccacctccttttTACGATTCAACTGAAGACACTCCACAACACGAGCATCAAGAAGTTTCCCCTGCAGGCGAGGTATACATGCGCAACATCCTCGACAGGCGTCTGTGTGCTGATGCGGTGCCTGCCAGCCCGTGTCATGTCCTGGCGGGTGTTCCAGAAGGTGAGTTCATCTGGGGCGCTGCATGGCAGGCGATTGTTACGAGAGGAGACACTACTGCGgcaggaaaaagaaggccgaAGAAAAGGGAGCTGAtgaaggggatgagggatGTGATAGGGGAGATCAAAGCGTATAGAAGGAAAACGAGGGAGAGGTATGAAGCGGAGTTGAAGAGGGCTAGGCtgaatggggatggggtgagATTGGGGGAGCCACATTTTTATTATGGGGGGAGATTGGAGGTTGTGAGGGctggaagggaggggggtatgttggggtggaggtga
- a CDS encoding hypothetical protein (COG:Z; EggNog:ENOG503NY4B), producing the protein MSGLGSGSGAGTTPLPHRSVANIRSPHTSGNTNPSTPSSSSRPVPTSSFGSPSSLRADEDILILELGSRKLQIGFAGDACPRGTVWFTPSQLRRVGDFRDWSSESKTNVDWKTKKVTGEKWWTRDHELWEYDVREVDLGLIGDKVERALREALTKYMLIDSRPRRMACVLPSSLPLPMLSAVLDSLFTRFQPPTISLFSSPVALTVGAGVRSALIIDLGWRETVVTSVYEFREVNTKRSVRGGRLLVEQTHKLLARHLPENQKKKEGTTSEDTQDYDLSFEECNDIATRMVWCKPHLSSPKAHKSKEGLPTLHEQDESDSTEAESPTEASKTARIPLQSCRSPTTIELPWAALAEPSENAFFDSQYSESSFDDHELPLPLLVYRSLLQLPLDVRALCMSRIIFTGGCASVLGLRGRIFGEVSKLIEERGWDGVQGKGADQMRANPKLQGKRGSRPAVSGPTGVTSPPEAVGGQEQDGVWHDAANTAHEACPVEEQLARGRDKRPRVQGKMRAIESVGAWSGASLIAHLKAAPISTIEREAWLQYGAAGASKPSEVDQKSARQSFGPGGLIRGSAANNSWTLGVWGVN; encoded by the exons ATGTCTGGCCTGGGTTCCGGCTCTGGAGCGGGAACAacacctctcccccaccgctCAGTCGCCAACATCCGCTCCCCACACACCAGCGGCAATACCAAtccgtcaaccccctcttccagcAGCCGTCCTGTTCCCACCTCCAGCTTTGGTTCCCCGTCCAGTTTGAGAGCAGATGAAGATATCCTCATTCTCGAGCTTGGCTCCCGCAAACTGCAAATAGGGTTCGCCGGGGATGCCTGTCCGAGGGGCACGGTCTGGTTCACCCCATCACAGCTCCGCCGGGTGGGAGACTTCCGGGACTGGTCCTCCGAGTCCAAAACCAATGTGGACTGGAAGACGAAAAAAGTGACGGGCGAAAAGTGGTGGACCAGGGATCACGAGCTTTGGGAGTATGATGTGCGAGAGGTCGATCTAGGTCTCATTGGGGacaaggtggagagggcgcTCAGAGAAGCTCTTACAAA ATACATGTTGATCGATTCTCGGCCACGGAGAATGGCGTGCGTGTTGCCCTCtagccttcctcttcccatGTTATCGGCAGTACTAGACAGCCTCTTTACACGGTTTCAGCCACCCACCATATCGCTGTTTTCGTCCCCCGTTGCATTGACAGTTGGTGCTGGGGTTCGTTCTGCTCTGATTATTGATCTCGGTTGGAGGGAGACAGTTGTTACCAGTGTTTACGAGTTTCGCGAAGTCAACACCAAGCGTAGTGTTCGTGGGGGGAGATTGCTTGTGGAACAGACACACAAACTTCTCGCCAGACACCTCCCCGAAAatcagaaaaagaaggagggcaCAACCTCCGAAGATACCCAAGATTACGACCTGAGCTTTGAGGAATGCAACGACATTGCTACTCGGATGGTTTGGTGCAAGCCACATCTATCTTCTCCCAAAGCTCACAAATCAAAGGAAGGTCTGCCCACCCTTCACGAACAAGATGAATCAGACTCTACGGAAGCCGAGTCCCCAACTGAGGCCTCAAAGACGGCCAGAATTCCACTGCAATCATGTCGATCACCGACCACGATAGAGCTTCCCTGGGCAGCCCTTGCAGAACCCAGCGAGAATGCCTTCTTTGACTCCCAGTACTCAGAGAGCAGCTTTGACGATCATGAGCTACCCTTGCCTCTGCTTGTCTACCGCAGTCTTCTGCAGCTACCCCTGGATGTTCGGGCACTTTGCATGTCTCGCATCATTTTCACGGGTGGCTGTGCTAGCGTTTTGGGACTACGTGGCCGTATTTTTGGCGAAGTTTCCAAGCTGATAGAGGAGAGAGGATGGGACGGTGTCCAAGGAAAGGGAGCAGACCAGATGCGGGCTAATCCAAAGCTGCAGGGCAAAAGGGGCAGTCGGCCAGCAGTTAGTGGTCCTACTGGTGTCACCAGCCCGCCGGAAGCCGTCGGTGGTCAAGAGCAGGATGGGGTCTGGCACGATGCAGCCAATACTGCCCATGAAGCCTGTCCTGTTGAAGAGCAACTCGCGCGAGGGCGGGATAAGAGACCAAGGGTGCAGGGGAAGATGAGGGCCATTGAGTCTGTCGGGGCGTGGAGCGGAGCAAGCCTGATAGCGCACCTTAAGGCGGCGCCTATTTCTACTATTGAACGCGAGGCTTGGTTGCAGTATGGTGCCGCAGGAGCGAGCAAGCCCAGCGAGGTTGATCAGAAGTCAGCCAGACAGAGCTTTGGGCCAGGCGGCCTTATCAGGGGTTCTGCTGCTAATAACTCCTGGAcattgggggtttggggtgtgAATTAG
- a CDS encoding hypothetical protein (EggNog:ENOG503P8HD; COG:S) — MEFHTGHPLYAVPLGLEDDDMFSPSGSSFSLSSSSYGPHTPTSGRSTPPRHSFDYASSFSSSIDGRSIELTPPSSASNSYFAFAFKGDGISDFSQPGFPLTPSRGSQLSFGSFSHNGYGGVQLSPSQHVEYYCGDNLFQPPPAVVSPQQQLPSSNGLENWRWPQDSHSPISFGEHTPKRPSLMVRHPPLKFEDKGEDIDMRNKYLKDSLSVEPSAVGLLPSPIHRIKDDPPPPPRQRHGRIRAQRGGESVNDVEPKATFRCIVPGCSYGPYRRNEHLKRHLKNEHGIGGEKEGWVCEFCPPEKSKDGQPKRFNRRDNWKQHIRLHAKSKSKNSRTEYNPEAIEVFNREQARINSSKKFKSRVMGKGVGGNKMRGESMDSMDSDL, encoded by the exons ATGGAGTTCCACACAGGGCATCCGCTGTATGCTGTCCCTCTCGGGTTggaggacgacgacatgTTTAGCCCTAGCGGATCCAGCTTTTCCCTTTCGTCTTCCAGCTACGGCCCTCACACACCGACCTCTGGCCGGTCCACTCCTCCACGACACTCGTTTGACTATGCCTCCTCGTTCAGCTCGTCGATCGACGGCCGCTCCATTGAGCTCACTCCTCCGTCTTCAGCATCCAACTCGTACTTTGCATTCGCCTTCAAGGGTGATGGCATATCCGACTTTAGCCAGCCAGGCTTCCCCCTTACTCCTTCGCGTGGCAGCCAGCTGAGCTTCGGAAGCTTTTCCCACAACGGATATGGCGGTGTTCAACTATCCCCTTCTCAACACGTCGAGTACTACTGCGGGGACAACCTCTTCCAGCCACCACCCGCGGTGGTGAgtccccagcagcagctgcctTCGAGCAACGGGCTGGAGAACTGGCGCTGGCCACAGGACAGCCACAGTCCGATCAGCTTTGGGGAGCACACGCCAAAGAGGCCGAGCTTGATGGTTCGGCACCCGCCGCTCAAGTTTGAGGACAAGGGGGAGGATATCGATATGAGGAATAAGTATCTGAAGGACAGCCTGTCTGTTGAGCCCTCGGCTGTGGGGTTGTTGCCGTCGCCTATTCATAGGATCAAGGATGatcccccgccgcctcctaGGCAGAGACACGGGAGGATCAGGGCGCAGAGGGGGGGCGAGAGTGTGAATGATGTCGAGCCAAAGGCTACGTTTCGGTGCATTGTGCCTGGCTGTTCTTATGGGCCCTATAGGAGGAATGAGCATCTGAAGAGGCATCTCAAGAA CGAACACGGCATcgggggagagaaagaaggctgGGTGTGCGAGTTTTGCCCGCCGGAGAAGAGCAAAGACGGGCAGCCCAAGAGGTTTAACAGGCGGGACAACTGGAAGCAGCACATCAGGCTGCACGCgaagagcaagagcaagaacAGTCGGACCGAGTACAACCCCGAGGCGATTGAGGTTTTTAACCGGGAGCAGGCGAGGATTAATAGCTCGAAGAAGTTCAAGAGTagggtgatggggaagggggtgggtggtaataagatgaggggggagagtaTGGACTCGATGGATTCTGATCTttga